Proteins encoded by one window of Cannabis sativa cultivar Pink pepper isolate KNU-18-1 chromosome 4, ASM2916894v1, whole genome shotgun sequence:
- the LOC115712782 gene encoding histone-lysine N-methyltransferase SUVR5 isoform X1: protein MEVISCSKVQYRGESDCPQQILGKDISYDKDSNLDEHGQKVQLIKNGVDDVLQRVERPQTEMQAVVPATVDETRASEGNCNGVSHGYDDGDDKDNGDKRNANDQNYCEDSCLVSDNCHLVVDTIENELPNNIREGDSSFIEPMLLKEDESVALWVKWRGKWQAGIRCARADWPLSTLRAKPTHDRKQYFVIFFPHTRNYSWADMLLVRSISEYPQPIAYKSHKIGLKMVKDLTVARRFIMQKLAVAMLNIVDQFHTEALIEAARDVVVWKEFAKEASHCSGYSDLGRMLLKLQNMILKSYINSHWLQNSFKIWEQRCHNALSAESVEMLKEELFDSIQWNDVHSLRDALVQPTLGSEWKTWKQEVMKWFSTSHPLTSGVDQQQESSDGPLTPSLQVSRKRPKLEVRRAETHAFQVESRESNQSGNLEIDSYYFDNRDIINGATLASEPCKKENLTEVAVSTDSPGTTSNKWNEVITEKENGVDRQTKDIEMTPVHLATPTKSRQCIAYIESKGRQCVRWANDSDVYCCVHLSSRFTGNSGGTEMALSSDTPMCEGTTVLGTKCKHRSLPGSPFCKKHGPKSDMKASNFSENSLKRKYEENVPGQKATHCQDIVLVGGVESPQKVDSVSVMDSEGFHGRNNVIENAEHLVKEYDNPKVLHCIGSCLPNNIIPCVESPKRHLSYCEKHLPSWLKRARNGKSRIISKDVFIDLLKDCHAQEQKLHLHQACEIFYRLFKSILSLRNPVPKEVQFQWALSEASKENRVGELFMKLVSTEKERLRRIWGFTADNDAEIPSSVQEEPAQLPLVIDGNHDDEETIKCKFCLEEFLDDQALGNHIMDSHKKEAQWLFRGYACAICFDSFTNKKVVETHVQERHHVQFVEQCMLLQCIPCGSHFGNTEELWSHVISAHPVDFRLSKAAQQTPPAVVESPSKLELCASASVETNSEKLSDPRRFICRFCGLKFDLLPDLGRHHQAAHMGPSLVSARPAKRGVRYYAYRMKSGRLSRPGFKKSLAAASYRIRNRATNNIKKRIQATKSLNTGGRSVLPQGAETAILGRLAESQCSDVAKILFSEMQKTKPCPSNFDILSIARSTCCKIGLKASLGVKFKVLPEHLYLKAAKLCSEHNIYLNWHQDGFICPKGCKASDDSLLLSPVRSLANRIVNRKLKCSSEPVDDKWQVDECHYVINSIDLKQLSLQKGRVLCHDISFGQEPIPVTCIADDSVSDSDTILEGSSDCQHYRHMPWENFKYITKPLLDQSLSLDAQSFQLGCTCPHGTCSPKTCDHVYLFDNDYDDAKDIYGKSMRGRFPYNDRGRIILEEGYLVYECNQMCSCPRTCPNRVLQNGVRVKLEVYKTEKKGWAVRAGEAILRGTFICEYIGEVLDEHEANMRRKRYGKEGCSYIYEIDSHVNDMSRLIECQARYAIDATQYGNVARFINHSCLPNLVSHQVLVESMDCQRAHIGLYANQDISLGEELTYDYRYALLPGEGYLCQCETPVCRGRLH from the exons ATGGAAGTGATTTCATGTTCCAAAGTTCAGTATCGTGGAGAATCTGATTGCCCTCAACAGATTTTGGGTAAAGATATTAGTTATGATAAAGATTCTAATCTTGATGAACATGGACAAAAGGTACAGTTGATTAAAAATGGAGTGGATGACGTATTGCAACGTGTGGAGAGGCCTCAAACAGAAATGCAGGCTGTAGTTCCTGCAACGGTTGATGAAACACGAGCTTCAGAAGGCAACTGCAATGGAGTTTCTCATGGTTACGATGATGGTGATGACAAAGACAATGGTGATAAAAGGAATGCAAATGATCAGAATTACTGTGAAGACAGTTGCCTAGTGTCTGATAACTGTCATCTTGTTGTGGATACTATCGAAAATGAATTGCCAAACAATATTAGAGAAGGGGATTCATCTTTTATAGAGCCCATGTTGCTAAAAGAGGATGAATCTGTGGCCCTGTGGGTGAag TGGAGAGGGAAGTGGCAGGCGGGAATCAGATGTGCGAGGGCTGATTGGCCATTGTCGACATTGAGAGCAAAACCTACTCATGATAGGAAGCAGtattttgtcatattttttccACACACTAGGAATTATTCTTGGGCAGACATGCTACTTGTTCGCTCAATCTCTGAATATCCTCAGCCTATTGCGTATAAATCACATAAAATTGGACTGAAAATGGTAAAAGACTTGACAGTTGCACGGCGTTTTATCATGCAAAAACTAGCTGTTGCTATGCTTAATATTGTTGACCAATTTCATACCGAG GCCTTGATAGAGGCTGCCCGAGACGTGGTTGTCTGGAAGGAATTTGCTAAGGAGGCTTCTCACTGTAGTGGTTATTCTGATCTTGGAAGGATGCTTCTGAAGCTGCAGAAT ATGATATTAAAGAGCTACATAAATTCTCATTGGCTGCAGAATTCGTTCAAAATATGGGAGCAGAGATGTCATAACGCACTTAGTGCTGAATCTGTTGAAATGCTGAAGGag GAGTTGTTTGATTCAATTCAGTGGAATGATGTCCATTCTCTAAGGGATGCGTTGGTCCAGCCCACGTTGGGTTCTGAGTGGAAAACATGGAAGCAAGAAGTCATGAAGTGGTTTTCAACATCTCATCCCTTAACAAGTGGTGTAGATCAGCAACAAGAAAGTAGTGATGGTCCTTTGACCCCAAGTCTCCAAGTTAGCAGGAAAAGGCCGAAACTTGAAGTTCGTCGTGCTGAGACACATGCTTTCCAGGTAGAAAGTAGGGAGTCTAATCAATCTGGAAACCTAGAAATTGATTCTTACTATTTTGACAACAGAGACATTATAAATGGTGCTACATTAGCATCAGAGCCTTGTAAAAAGGAAAATTTGACTGAGGTAGCTGTATCAACAGACTCACCTGGTACCACTtctaataaatggaatgaagtTATCACTGAAAAGGAAAATGGTGTGGACAGACAAACCAAAGATATTGAGATGACACCTGTTCATCTAGCAACTCCTACAAAGAGTCGGCAGTGCATAGCTTATATTGAATCTAAGGGAAGGCAATGTGTGAGGTGGGCTAATGATAGTGATGTTTACTGCTGTGTGCATCTGTCTTCTCGATTCACTGGAAACTCCGGGGGGACAGAAATGGCTCTCTCTAGTGATACACCTATGTGTGAAGGAACAACTGTTCTTGGCACTAAATGTAAGCATCGGTCTTTACCTGGGTCACCATTTTGTAAGAAACACGGGCCAAAGAGTGATATGAAAGCTTCAAATTTTTCGGAGAATTCACTTAAGAGAAAGTATGAAGAGAACGTCCCTGGTCAAAAAGCCACTCACTGTCAAGATATAGTGTTGGTAGGAGGTGTTGAAAGTCCACAAAAAGTAGATTCTGTCTCAGTCATGGATAGTGAGGGTTTTCATGGAAGAAATAACGTAATTGAGAATGCTGAGCATCTTGTTAAAGAATATGATAATCCGAAAGTGTTGCATTGTATAGGCTCCTGCTTGCCCAACAACATTATACCCTGTGTGGAAAGTCCAAAGCGTCACTTATCATACTGCGAGAAGCACCTTCCAAGCTGGCTTAAACGAGCAAGGAATGGTAAAAGTAGGATTATATCGAAAGATGTTTTCATAGATCTTTTGAAGGATTGCCATGCACAAGAGCAAAAACTTCACTTACATCAGGCTTGCGAGATTTTCTACAGGCTTTTCAAAAGTATATTATCCTTAAGAAATCCAGTACCCAAGGAAGTTCAGTTTCAGTGGGCTTTATCTGAAGCTTCTAAAGAAAATAGAGTTGGTGAGCTCTTTATGAAATTGGTTAGCACTGAAAAAGAGAGACTGAGAAGAATTTGGGGCTTCACTGCTGATAATGATGCAGAAATACCCTCCTCTGTCCAGGAAGAACCAGCTCAATTGCCACTGGTGATTGATGGTAACCACGATGATGAAGAAACTATTAAATGCAAATTTTGCTTAGAGGAGTTTTTGGATGACCAAGCACTTGGAAACCACATAATGGATAGCCATAAAAAGGAAGCACAATGGCTATTCAGAGGTTATGCTTGTGCTATCTGTTTTGATTCTTTTACGAATAAGAAAGTTGTAGAAACTCATGTGCAGGAGAGGCACCATGTACAATTTGTTGAACAATGCATGCTTCTGCAGTGTATTCCTTGTGGTAGCCACTTTGGGAACACTGAGGAGCTATGGTCACATGTGATCTCAGCTCACCCTGTAGATTTCAGGCTTTCAAAAGCAGCTCAACAGACCCCGCCTGCTGTTGTTGAGTCTCCATCAAAGCTTGAGCTGTGTGCTTCAGCCTCTGTAGAGACTAATTCTGAGAAATTAAGTGATCCCAGAAGGTTTATTTGCAGGTTTTGTGGCTTGAAGTTTGATTTACTTCCTGATCTCGGCCGCCACCATCAAGCTGCTCATATGGGACCAAGTTTAGTCAGTGCCCGACCTGCAAAGAGAGGTGTACGATATTATGCTTATAGAATGAAGTCTGGGAGACTCAGCCGTCCTGGATTTAAGAAAAGTTTGGCAGCAGCATCATATAGGATACGAAACAGAGCaactaataatattaaaaaacgTATCCAAGCAACTAAGTCACTTAATACTGGTGGGAGGAGTGTCCTGCCTCAAGGAGCCGAAACTGCAATTCTTGGTAGGTTGGCTGAATCGCAATGTTCGGATGTGGCAAAAATTTTGTTTTCAGAGATGCAGAAAACAAAACCTTGCCCCAGCAACTTTGACATTTTATCCATTGCTCGCTCCACTTGCTGCAAGATCGGTCTTAAAGCTTCTTTAGGGGTAAAATTTAAAGTATTGCCAGAACATTTGTATCTAAAGGCAGCAAAACTTTGTAGTGAACATAACATTTATTTGAACTGGCACCAAGATGGATTCATATGTCCCAAAGGATGCAAAGCATCTGATGATTCATTACTTCTGTCTCCTGTGAGATCCCTTGCAAATAGAATTGTAAACCGCAAATTGAAATGTTCTTCAGAACCTGTGGATGACAAATGGCAGGTGGATGAGTGCCATTATGTCATAAATTCAATTGACTTGAAGCAGCTATCCTTGCAAAAGGGTCGTGTACTTTGTCATGATATAAGTTTTGGGCAGGAACCGATTCCGGTGACCTGCATAGCTGATGACAGTGTATCCGATTCTGATACCATCCTTGAGGGTAGCTCTGATTGTCAGCATTATAGACATATGCCTTGGGAGaactttaaatatattacaaagcCCTTGCTTGATCAATCCCTTTCTCTTGATGCCCAG AGTTTTCAATTAGGCTGCACCTGCCCGCATGGAACCTGCAGTCCTAAAACTTGTGATCATGTTTACCTTTTCGATAATGACTATGACGATGCAAAAGACATTTATGGGAAATCAATGCGTGGTAGGTTCCCATACAATGATAGAGGTCGAATTATCTTGGAA GAAGGGTACCTTGTTTATGAGTGCAATCAAATGTGTAGTTGCCCTAGAACCTGTCCGAATAGGGTTTTGCAGAATGGAGTTAGAGTGAAACTTGAAGTTTATAAAACAGAGAAAAAG GGATGGGCAGTCAGGGCTGGTGAAGCAATCTTGCGTGGCACTTTTATCTGTGAATACATTGGGGAGGTGTTAGACGAGCATGAAGCAAACATGAGGCGGAAGAG GTATGGCAAAGAAGGCTGCagctatatatatgaaatcgaTTCTCATGTCAATGATATGAGTAGGCTGATAGAATGCCAGGCTCGGTATGCCATCGATGCcacacaatatggaaatgttgCACGATTCATTAATCACAG TTGCTTGCCAAATCTTGTGAGTCACCAAGTCCTTGTGGAAAGCATGGACTGTCAGCGCGCACACATAGGTCTCTATGCCAACCAAGAT ATATCATTGGGTGAAGAACTAACATATGATTATCGGTATGCACTGCTGCCTGGAGAAGGATATTTATGCCAATGTGAAACTCCCGTTTGCCGTGGCCGTCTGCATTAA
- the LOC115712782 gene encoding histone-lysine N-methyltransferase SUVR5 isoform X2 — protein MILKSYINSHWLQNSFKIWEQRCHNALSAESVEMLKEELFDSIQWNDVHSLRDALVQPTLGSEWKTWKQEVMKWFSTSHPLTSGVDQQQESSDGPLTPSLQVSRKRPKLEVRRAETHAFQVESRESNQSGNLEIDSYYFDNRDIINGATLASEPCKKENLTEVAVSTDSPGTTSNKWNEVITEKENGVDRQTKDIEMTPVHLATPTKSRQCIAYIESKGRQCVRWANDSDVYCCVHLSSRFTGNSGGTEMALSSDTPMCEGTTVLGTKCKHRSLPGSPFCKKHGPKSDMKASNFSENSLKRKYEENVPGQKATHCQDIVLVGGVESPQKVDSVSVMDSEGFHGRNNVIENAEHLVKEYDNPKVLHCIGSCLPNNIIPCVESPKRHLSYCEKHLPSWLKRARNGKSRIISKDVFIDLLKDCHAQEQKLHLHQACEIFYRLFKSILSLRNPVPKEVQFQWALSEASKENRVGELFMKLVSTEKERLRRIWGFTADNDAEIPSSVQEEPAQLPLVIDGNHDDEETIKCKFCLEEFLDDQALGNHIMDSHKKEAQWLFRGYACAICFDSFTNKKVVETHVQERHHVQFVEQCMLLQCIPCGSHFGNTEELWSHVISAHPVDFRLSKAAQQTPPAVVESPSKLELCASASVETNSEKLSDPRRFICRFCGLKFDLLPDLGRHHQAAHMGPSLVSARPAKRGVRYYAYRMKSGRLSRPGFKKSLAAASYRIRNRATNNIKKRIQATKSLNTGGRSVLPQGAETAILGRLAESQCSDVAKILFSEMQKTKPCPSNFDILSIARSTCCKIGLKASLGVKFKVLPEHLYLKAAKLCSEHNIYLNWHQDGFICPKGCKASDDSLLLSPVRSLANRIVNRKLKCSSEPVDDKWQVDECHYVINSIDLKQLSLQKGRVLCHDISFGQEPIPVTCIADDSVSDSDTILEGSSDCQHYRHMPWENFKYITKPLLDQSLSLDAQSFQLGCTCPHGTCSPKTCDHVYLFDNDYDDAKDIYGKSMRGRFPYNDRGRIILEEGYLVYECNQMCSCPRTCPNRVLQNGVRVKLEVYKTEKKGWAVRAGEAILRGTFICEYIGEVLDEHEANMRRKRYGKEGCSYIYEIDSHVNDMSRLIECQARYAIDATQYGNVARFINHSCLPNLVSHQVLVESMDCQRAHIGLYANQDISLGEELTYDYRYALLPGEGYLCQCETPVCRGRLH, from the exons ATGATATTAAAGAGCTACATAAATTCTCATTGGCTGCAGAATTCGTTCAAAATATGGGAGCAGAGATGTCATAACGCACTTAGTGCTGAATCTGTTGAAATGCTGAAGGag GAGTTGTTTGATTCAATTCAGTGGAATGATGTCCATTCTCTAAGGGATGCGTTGGTCCAGCCCACGTTGGGTTCTGAGTGGAAAACATGGAAGCAAGAAGTCATGAAGTGGTTTTCAACATCTCATCCCTTAACAAGTGGTGTAGATCAGCAACAAGAAAGTAGTGATGGTCCTTTGACCCCAAGTCTCCAAGTTAGCAGGAAAAGGCCGAAACTTGAAGTTCGTCGTGCTGAGACACATGCTTTCCAGGTAGAAAGTAGGGAGTCTAATCAATCTGGAAACCTAGAAATTGATTCTTACTATTTTGACAACAGAGACATTATAAATGGTGCTACATTAGCATCAGAGCCTTGTAAAAAGGAAAATTTGACTGAGGTAGCTGTATCAACAGACTCACCTGGTACCACTtctaataaatggaatgaagtTATCACTGAAAAGGAAAATGGTGTGGACAGACAAACCAAAGATATTGAGATGACACCTGTTCATCTAGCAACTCCTACAAAGAGTCGGCAGTGCATAGCTTATATTGAATCTAAGGGAAGGCAATGTGTGAGGTGGGCTAATGATAGTGATGTTTACTGCTGTGTGCATCTGTCTTCTCGATTCACTGGAAACTCCGGGGGGACAGAAATGGCTCTCTCTAGTGATACACCTATGTGTGAAGGAACAACTGTTCTTGGCACTAAATGTAAGCATCGGTCTTTACCTGGGTCACCATTTTGTAAGAAACACGGGCCAAAGAGTGATATGAAAGCTTCAAATTTTTCGGAGAATTCACTTAAGAGAAAGTATGAAGAGAACGTCCCTGGTCAAAAAGCCACTCACTGTCAAGATATAGTGTTGGTAGGAGGTGTTGAAAGTCCACAAAAAGTAGATTCTGTCTCAGTCATGGATAGTGAGGGTTTTCATGGAAGAAATAACGTAATTGAGAATGCTGAGCATCTTGTTAAAGAATATGATAATCCGAAAGTGTTGCATTGTATAGGCTCCTGCTTGCCCAACAACATTATACCCTGTGTGGAAAGTCCAAAGCGTCACTTATCATACTGCGAGAAGCACCTTCCAAGCTGGCTTAAACGAGCAAGGAATGGTAAAAGTAGGATTATATCGAAAGATGTTTTCATAGATCTTTTGAAGGATTGCCATGCACAAGAGCAAAAACTTCACTTACATCAGGCTTGCGAGATTTTCTACAGGCTTTTCAAAAGTATATTATCCTTAAGAAATCCAGTACCCAAGGAAGTTCAGTTTCAGTGGGCTTTATCTGAAGCTTCTAAAGAAAATAGAGTTGGTGAGCTCTTTATGAAATTGGTTAGCACTGAAAAAGAGAGACTGAGAAGAATTTGGGGCTTCACTGCTGATAATGATGCAGAAATACCCTCCTCTGTCCAGGAAGAACCAGCTCAATTGCCACTGGTGATTGATGGTAACCACGATGATGAAGAAACTATTAAATGCAAATTTTGCTTAGAGGAGTTTTTGGATGACCAAGCACTTGGAAACCACATAATGGATAGCCATAAAAAGGAAGCACAATGGCTATTCAGAGGTTATGCTTGTGCTATCTGTTTTGATTCTTTTACGAATAAGAAAGTTGTAGAAACTCATGTGCAGGAGAGGCACCATGTACAATTTGTTGAACAATGCATGCTTCTGCAGTGTATTCCTTGTGGTAGCCACTTTGGGAACACTGAGGAGCTATGGTCACATGTGATCTCAGCTCACCCTGTAGATTTCAGGCTTTCAAAAGCAGCTCAACAGACCCCGCCTGCTGTTGTTGAGTCTCCATCAAAGCTTGAGCTGTGTGCTTCAGCCTCTGTAGAGACTAATTCTGAGAAATTAAGTGATCCCAGAAGGTTTATTTGCAGGTTTTGTGGCTTGAAGTTTGATTTACTTCCTGATCTCGGCCGCCACCATCAAGCTGCTCATATGGGACCAAGTTTAGTCAGTGCCCGACCTGCAAAGAGAGGTGTACGATATTATGCTTATAGAATGAAGTCTGGGAGACTCAGCCGTCCTGGATTTAAGAAAAGTTTGGCAGCAGCATCATATAGGATACGAAACAGAGCaactaataatattaaaaaacgTATCCAAGCAACTAAGTCACTTAATACTGGTGGGAGGAGTGTCCTGCCTCAAGGAGCCGAAACTGCAATTCTTGGTAGGTTGGCTGAATCGCAATGTTCGGATGTGGCAAAAATTTTGTTTTCAGAGATGCAGAAAACAAAACCTTGCCCCAGCAACTTTGACATTTTATCCATTGCTCGCTCCACTTGCTGCAAGATCGGTCTTAAAGCTTCTTTAGGGGTAAAATTTAAAGTATTGCCAGAACATTTGTATCTAAAGGCAGCAAAACTTTGTAGTGAACATAACATTTATTTGAACTGGCACCAAGATGGATTCATATGTCCCAAAGGATGCAAAGCATCTGATGATTCATTACTTCTGTCTCCTGTGAGATCCCTTGCAAATAGAATTGTAAACCGCAAATTGAAATGTTCTTCAGAACCTGTGGATGACAAATGGCAGGTGGATGAGTGCCATTATGTCATAAATTCAATTGACTTGAAGCAGCTATCCTTGCAAAAGGGTCGTGTACTTTGTCATGATATAAGTTTTGGGCAGGAACCGATTCCGGTGACCTGCATAGCTGATGACAGTGTATCCGATTCTGATACCATCCTTGAGGGTAGCTCTGATTGTCAGCATTATAGACATATGCCTTGGGAGaactttaaatatattacaaagcCCTTGCTTGATCAATCCCTTTCTCTTGATGCCCAG AGTTTTCAATTAGGCTGCACCTGCCCGCATGGAACCTGCAGTCCTAAAACTTGTGATCATGTTTACCTTTTCGATAATGACTATGACGATGCAAAAGACATTTATGGGAAATCAATGCGTGGTAGGTTCCCATACAATGATAGAGGTCGAATTATCTTGGAA GAAGGGTACCTTGTTTATGAGTGCAATCAAATGTGTAGTTGCCCTAGAACCTGTCCGAATAGGGTTTTGCAGAATGGAGTTAGAGTGAAACTTGAAGTTTATAAAACAGAGAAAAAG GGATGGGCAGTCAGGGCTGGTGAAGCAATCTTGCGTGGCACTTTTATCTGTGAATACATTGGGGAGGTGTTAGACGAGCATGAAGCAAACATGAGGCGGAAGAG GTATGGCAAAGAAGGCTGCagctatatatatgaaatcgaTTCTCATGTCAATGATATGAGTAGGCTGATAGAATGCCAGGCTCGGTATGCCATCGATGCcacacaatatggaaatgttgCACGATTCATTAATCACAG TTGCTTGCCAAATCTTGTGAGTCACCAAGTCCTTGTGGAAAGCATGGACTGTCAGCGCGCACACATAGGTCTCTATGCCAACCAAGAT ATATCATTGGGTGAAGAACTAACATATGATTATCGGTATGCACTGCTGCCTGGAGAAGGATATTTATGCCAATGTGAAACTCCCGTTTGCCGTGGCCGTCTGCATTAA